A segment of the Desulfurococcus mucosus DSM 2162 genome:
GTACACTGTTCTACCATTGAAAGAAGGATACCAGCCAAGCCACACTGAAGCCTACACATTGCTACTCTACCTCAGCATTGACCCGGGTAAGGTGGACCGCTTGAGAAACATACCAGCCAAATACTCCAAGATAGTATTCGCTAACACATATGTGGTTGTAGAAGACATAGGTTTCGATATTTCACCAGTATACGATGGCGTAGAGCTATTAATTGGAAAAGAGGAGTATGCCGAGCTGAGGGAAAGAATAAAGGAGATGTTGAGATGCGTGCTCCTAGATTATGCTAGGAGGCCTTCAAAATACTGTAGAGATGTATGGGGCGATACAAGTGATCTCTCGGCGATGGTAAGGTATTTGTGGAACATAATGTCGAAGATGGATCCATATACTAATGCCTACCGGCTGATTCGCGCATCCCCGCCCGGTAAACGTAATTTCAGGGATCCATACATAGCGCGGAAACTCCTCAAGTGGGTGGACGACATAATGAGGCAAGGTGTTGTGTTGGAGTGAGAAAATTAATATCAGATTTTTTATACGCATTCGACTTCAACGCTCCCGGGCTTGCTGTACTAAAGCTACCCACAGGCTACGGTAAGACTGAGCTCTTCATGGAACTAGCAAAAAGAACCTGTATGGGGAAGATAGCTAGGGCTATTTATGCATCGCCGTTGAGAGCGTTGAACGAGGATCTCTACTATAAGCTTGAGGAGAGAGGCTACTGCGTAGTTCACCAAAGGGCGAGACAGTACATGGAGAGAAGCGAGTCCCCATTCTTCCATAGAAAGGTTGTGGTGACAACGATAGATACACTTGGCTTCAGCGTCTACAAGGTGCCTACTGCAGAGATGAGTGATATTGTAGAAGGCTATGTGATGAAGGATGAGAGGACAAGGGGGCATTTCTCCATCCCTAGGGCTAACATCAGCGATTCAGTTGTACTGATAGATGAGCCCCACCTGGCATTCACTGAGAGCGGGTTGGAAAGACTTCTACTCGGGATACTCCAATACTTGCTTGCAAGCAAGGCAACCGTTATACTAGCTTCAGCAACGCTCACAGACCTCATGCTCAGGAAGATAGATTACATTAAGAGACGCGTCGAAGATAAAATAGGTGTCAAACTACAGTACGAGAAATGCATATATGCGAAGGAGTGCAGCTTCAGTAGCAACACACGCGATGAGGAGTTCGACCAGGTGCAGGCAAAGAAGAATGTGGAAATGGAGATTCACACCTCGAAGCAGCTGATCGACAAAGTTCTTGAACTGATTGCCAGCCGGGACGCAACTAGGAAGTTGATAGTGTTAAACTCACCGAGGGAGGCCATCAAGGTATACAGAAAGATCCAGGAGCAAAACATTGAGGGAACCGGTGAAGTATTTATGTTGCATGGGCTTCTATCGAGAAATGACAGGGAGGAAACAACAAGAAAACTCCTCGAAAACAAGAATAAGCCATTCACACTAGTAGCAACACAGGTTGTTGAAGCCGGGCTCGATGTCAGTGCGGATCTATTGATAACGGATCTTGCACCAATACAGAGTCTCGTACAGAGAATGGGGAGGGTGAGCAGATGGGATCAAGATGAGTCAGGCAGGATCGAGATCGTAGTTGACGAGCATAAAATGAACAACAGCGAGGACTACGGCCCATATGGAAAAGACCTCGTTGATTCCGCCTTAAAAGCTCTCTCAGAGATCAAGGGATCCCTAAAGCCAAAGATTCCTGCGTCAATGGAAGGCTTCAAAGGGTACATGGATCTAGTAGACTACGCTGAGAGCATCCTAGCCCCCAGATATGAGGAGCCAGCACTTTCACTGGGAAAACTGCTGTCTCTCTCCTCCGAGCCACAGGAGCAGATAGTGTTCGACTTCCTTAGTGGTAGAATTGGGAGGAATGCGGTCACAATTCAAGGGTTTATCCTTGACGCAGACGGCAGTAAGGTGGTTGAAAACAAAAATGTGGAGCCGGGGCAACTCGAAAGCATGGATAAATTGATGTTGCCTGTCTGGCTACTTGAGAGGCTACTTGACAGTGACGATGGGAAGAGTATAACGGTAATAGTTGAGGAGAAGGGATCAATAGTGATTCGTGAGAAAGGCCTAGATAAGTTGAGGGATATAATCAGGAGGAGCAAGAAGGGCGGTGCTGGGACGCATAAACACTATGATGTCTTCAAGCTGAACTATTCCCTGATAAACGAAAACATCAAGGGAGTTCTGGTTCCGAGGTCTTTGTATAATAAAATAGCCCGTGAGGGTGTGGATTATGGAGAGTAAAATAGTACTCTGTGCCAGAAAAGGACAGCAATTATTGGAACACGTAAAACTCATGCTGGATTTCACGGAGAAATGCTACTTCAACAAGAACGAATTCGAACTAACGGCAAGGAGGCTCGGCATCGATGCATCCGAGCTTAGGGAAGCCATTATCGTGGCCGAAGTTTTTCACGATATAGGGAAGATATTCTTTCACAGCAATCTCAATGTTGATGAAAAGTGCGATAACGCACCAAACTCATATCGTGGACACGAGGTGCTATCCAGCTTTATTCTCAACACCATTTCCGACCAGTATAGGGTTTTTGAGTATGATACACCTAGAGCCAGAGAGGGCACTGAACCAGAATGCATTATTCAAAGAGCATTAAAATACTCCGTCCACTTAAGCATAATAGGTCACCATGAAGCCATGGGTTATCAACGCAGATCGCATGCGTCATCAAGAGAAGTTTACGAGAAGTTCCTGTGGTTCAAGAAGAGAACAGGCATTAGTGCCGGCGAAGCCGTCGAGGGTTTCCTAAGCAATGTTTTATCAGGTACTCCAATAAATCTAGGGACTCTAAGATATGATGCCCTAGACGATGAAGACTTGGTAAGGCGGTATCTTGAGAGATTCGTAAGTCATGTAGACAGCGTGTACAACCTGCACAACGAGTCCAAGGAGTACCTGTATGCCTCTGCAATTGCAACAAGAGTATCAGCAGTACTGATGATGGCCGATAACTTTTCTGCAGCTAAGGGGAGTGTAAAAAATAAGAAGATGTTCCTGGATTTCGATAGTACCTGTACCATGGGCAGGGATGTCAAGGTACACACGTAGGGACGAGGAAAATGGATGTCGAGAACAGGACCTTGGTTTTCACTCTTGGATTCGACATCAAGTACCAGGTTAAGACAATTATTGAACTAGGGAGAAACATAAACAGATTCATCTCGATAGTCAACAGTGATAAGAGTGAAAAAGTGTTGAAGGCACTTGAAGAGATAGACAAGTTCGTGAGAGACTATTTAGAGGCCGAAGTTGAAACATGGGAGATAGACTTCTCAAACGTTGACAAAGCCTTCCTAGAGCTATGCAAGAGGTTTTCAAGCCTGAGGAACGGGGAAGTGATTATAGATGTAAGTGGGGGTATGAGGATAATGGGTATCCTCACCCTCTTTGCTGCAATAGTAACCCTAGAGCCCAAGGACATTAGGATCTACCTATGGACAGAGGATGGAAAAACCAGGGCAGACATATCATTCGTCAGTTATATACCGTTGAGACCCGCTCTCTCCGAGTTATCCAGGAAAGCACTGAGGGTTATCGCGGATAGAGGAGAAATAAGCCTAACTGAGCTTTCCCAAAGCATGGATAAGCCGAAGCCCTCCGTCTACAGGGCTGTAAGAGAACTCTTGAAGCTTGGCTTAATCAACGAATACAAGAGGGGAAGGGCTAGCGTCTACAGGCTTACCCCTAAAGGGAGTGTTATGGCGTATATGGATGACTCAGAGGGAGACTAGTGGAATGAGAAGAATTATCGAAGACCTCATCATCAGATTCTTCAACAAGTATTCCGTCGTGAGGTTAACGTACTCTCTGAAGACAAAGGAAACACTGCAGCTCCCATACTTCAGCTCATACCTAGTGAAAAACCTTATCGAAACCATGGATGTATACAGACCACTAATTGAGGCACAGGACTCGCACATGCAAGGCAGGGTTATCTTCAGAGCTATTAAAACCAGTAAAGGAACCCCGCTCTACCCTGTGCACAGTAGAAACGAGGGGTGCACACCCTACATTAAGCCCAATAAATCCTACAGCACAGAGATAATCGTTATCTCCGAGAACCTAGGTTTCATGGATGAAATAGTTGCGAATCCATATACCAGCTTCAAGACGCCTCACGGCGAGGTGGAATTCGAATTACTCGGTATGCATATACATGCTCAGCCACCCACATACACTTCCAATGTAGATAGTGGAAAAGTGCTCAGGGTGGATGTTCAAACACCTTTACTCCTATCTTCCGAGTTAACGATGCCACTCAGGATACGCAGAGTACTACATGGCACTCTTCGTCATTTTAGGCTCAGCGTATCTCCCGGTCTTCTCGCAGCCTCCATATTAGGGGAGATAGCCGAATACGTTGGGGTTACTGGCGAGGAAACATGGAGGATTCAATACCTTACATCAAGGTACTTTGATGCCTTAATAGAAGAGGTGTATTTGAAGCTCATGGCGGAGACAGTCACTATTGAGAAGAACAGTGCAGGCGACTACAAGGTTGCCAGAGGTGTTAAGGGTCAACTAGCTTACAAGCCAGTAAAGGAAACATGTGGCGAAGCATTCGTGAAGCTTCTCTGGCTCGCTACACTTATAGGCGTAGGTGATGGAAGGGAGGTGGGTTTCGGCGAGATAAGCCTCACAGTAGAGGACACGGAAAAGGCAGGGTCAAGCCCGTTGGAAACCAGGAATGCGGGTCTCAGCGCAGAGAAGTCTGAACGACAAGCGTGTTGAGGTGTGCTGGTTGAAGGATGTTGATCCCTCTGTTAATGTTGCTAGGGTTCTGGTTTTCCGTGTGAGGTTTTTGGAGCAGGCTGAGCTGCCTGTGTGGAAGGGTAATATTATAAGGGGGGCGATTGGCAGTGTGTTGCCGAAGGTGTGCGGCTTCAAGAGGCTTAACTGTGGTAAATGCCTTATATGGTATATGTGTCCCTTCGGCTACCTGTATAGGGCTAGGTCGAAGGGGATTGTGCTTAGGAAGCTGAGGGGTGTGTCTAAACCATTCGTCCTTAAGCCACCGTTGACTGATGCACGCTCTTTTTCACCCGGCGACATGTTGGAGTTCTCGGCTGTGCTCGCCGGCGACGCGGTGAGGTTTGAGAAGGATTTACTGGTCTCAGTGCTGGAGCTGGGTGGGAGGGGGCTTGGAGTAAAGTCTGCCAGAGGGAGGTTTGAGGTGGTTGAGGTGGCTGCCAGGAACCCTGTTACGGGCTTTGAATCCATAGTGTACAGGGGCGGCAGTTTCTTCGACTCCAGGGCAGTGGTGACGGTGGGAGACCTTGTGAAGAGGGCTTCAGAGATATCCTCGGGCAAAAGCCTCCAAGCCTCCTTCCTCACCCCGTACAGGGTTGTCGAGGGAGGTGTTGCAGGCCCCTTAACCAGTTTTGAATCTCTGGTTAAGTCAGCGTTAAGGAGGTTCTCAGTCATCATGCCGCAATACATGTACGTCAACCCTGTGCGAGACGTGGGGAAGCTGCTCGAGGAGGCTAGGAAGGTGGGGCTTGCGGGAGCCGACTTACACAGGGTGCCAATAGTGTACAGGGGTAAGAGAGAAGACTACTACGTCGGCACCTACGAGTTCAAAGGCGAGATCGGGATGGATGTAGCATTACTCCTAGCGTTCTCAGAGCTATTCCACATAGGTAAGAGGGCGAGCTACGGGCACGGCTGGCCGGTCTTCCTCCCCGGGTAGCCGTGCATCACGGTTGATGCATGCATATACGGTATATACAGTGGTTACGGCTCTATACTGTACGGCGGGCACATGAATATTTATATACCCGGGGTCTCCTCAGTTAGGTATCGCTGACATTAGGTTAGGTGAATCTAATGCTCGGGGGAATCCCGGTAGACGCGTTACCTGCTTTAACGGTTTACGTGTTGATAGGAGGGG
Coding sequences within it:
- the cas3 gene encoding CRISPR-associated helicase Cas3', with product MRKLISDFLYAFDFNAPGLAVLKLPTGYGKTELFMELAKRTCMGKIARAIYASPLRALNEDLYYKLEERGYCVVHQRARQYMERSESPFFHRKVVVTTIDTLGFSVYKVPTAEMSDIVEGYVMKDERTRGHFSIPRANISDSVVLIDEPHLAFTESGLERLLLGILQYLLASKATVILASATLTDLMLRKIDYIKRRVEDKIGVKLQYEKCIYAKECSFSSNTRDEEFDQVQAKKNVEMEIHTSKQLIDKVLELIASRDATRKLIVLNSPREAIKVYRKIQEQNIEGTGEVFMLHGLLSRNDREETTRKLLENKNKPFTLVATQVVEAGLDVSADLLITDLAPIQSLVQRMGRVSRWDQDESGRIEIVVDEHKMNNSEDYGPYGKDLVDSALKALSEIKGSLKPKIPASMEGFKGYMDLVDYAESILAPRYEEPALSLGKLLSLSSEPQEQIVFDFLSGRIGRNAVTIQGFILDADGSKVVENKNVEPGQLESMDKLMLPVWLLERLLDSDDGKSITVIVEEKGSIVIREKGLDKLRDIIRRSKKGGAGTHKHYDVFKLNYSLINENIKGVLVPRSLYNKIAREGVDYGE
- the csa3 gene encoding CRISPR-associated CARF protein Csa3, with protein sequence MDVENRTLVFTLGFDIKYQVKTIIELGRNINRFISIVNSDKSEKVLKALEEIDKFVRDYLEAEVETWEIDFSNVDKAFLELCKRFSSLRNGEVIIDVSGGMRIMGILTLFAAIVTLEPKDIRIYLWTEDGKTRADISFVSYIPLRPALSELSRKALRVIADRGEISLTELSQSMDKPKPSVYRAVRELLKLGLINEYKRGRASVYRLTPKGSVMAYMDDSEGD
- the cas6 gene encoding CRISPR system precrRNA processing endoribonuclease RAMP protein Cas6, which encodes MTQRETSGMRRIIEDLIIRFFNKYSVVRLTYSLKTKETLQLPYFSSYLVKNLIETMDVYRPLIEAQDSHMQGRVIFRAIKTSKGTPLYPVHSRNEGCTPYIKPNKSYSTEIIVISENLGFMDEIVANPYTSFKTPHGEVEFELLGMHIHAQPPTYTSNVDSGKVLRVDVQTPLLLSSELTMPLRIRRVLHGTLRHFRLSVSPGLLAASILGEIAEYVGVTGEETWRIQYLTSRYFDALIEEVYLKLMAETVTIEKNSAGDYKVARGVKGQLAYKPVKETCGEAFVKLLWLATLIGVGDGREVGFGEISLTVEDTEKAGSSPLETRNAGLSAEKSERQAC
- the cas6 gene encoding CRISPR system precrRNA processing endoribonuclease RAMP protein Cas6; protein product: MCGFKRLNCGKCLIWYMCPFGYLYRARSKGIVLRKLRGVSKPFVLKPPLTDARSFSPGDMLEFSAVLAGDAVRFEKDLLVSVLELGGRGLGVKSARGRFEVVEVAARNPVTGFESIVYRGGSFFDSRAVVTVGDLVKRASEISSGKSLQASFLTPYRVVEGGVAGPLTSFESLVKSALRRFSVIMPQYMYVNPVRDVGKLLEEARKVGLAGADLHRVPIVYRGKREDYYVGTYEFKGEIGMDVALLLAFSELFHIGKRASYGHGWPVFLPG